The region cgaaagaaagaaaaatattgaaaaattgtcagATTTGAATGCCATTGATGTGAACGTACGCTAGCAACTTCGTAGCTGATGAAGCCGGCAATAAGAGTTACGAATATACGACCCAAGAAGAGAACAAAGTCCCCTACATGGTTCAAAGTCAGCACGTCTTTTAGATTCTCTGTGAGCAGTCGGAACGCTTTCTGTCCAGATTCAATTAGAGGTGTCCCGTCCAGAGCGACAATGATATAAGCATTTCGAACAAGATATTTCAGTAGCCTTTCGAGTTGTTCTACGATGAACTCACAACAGCATGCGACAGCCTTCGCGAACGCACTATCAGAGTTTCTCATGGAATtctaacaaaagaaaaagaaattttttatggaaCGGCAGAATCAACACACAAAACATTCTTCTTACCGTTGCGCCTTCAACAAGCATCctaattattttaacaatcgTGATGAAAATGGATCCCAGACAAATCGAACCGATGTGGATGCgcaataaatgatggaaagcCCGGCTTATCGGCGAGTCCAGCTTACTTTTAGTGCGTGCGAAAAACCATTGGCTAACGGTTGAAGCGATAACGAAATGTTGACAACCAAGAATGAATTGGGTGAACCAAATATATGCAACCAAATTGATGTAATAAGCACCGTGACAACCGATATCTTTGACGTATAAGgctttgaagaattttccGTTTTCGTCGTTTTCTGACTTTAACTTGCCGGAACTTTCGATCATAACATAAAAGTACAGAAATGCAGCTGTTGCTAATCCCATAGCCAGGAACGTGAGCAACGGTTCCAATACAATCAACGGTACATCTCCCAATGTTTTCGACGCTTCTTTGAAAAGCTGAACAACTAAACGGATTCGTCTTCTGAccataaaaatgataaatccCAAAATCAATGCGAGTAAGGCCAGAACTCCTGCCACTGCCAAAAAGCCCGCAGGTTGTGACTCTGGATCACTACTTTTGGCTTTAAAGTAAAACACGGTGAAGACAATGGCACCGACAACCAGCAAAACGATGAGTCCGATGTAAATGACCCAAATTACATATTTTATCGCATAGCGGAAGAGAATGAGCAAGATGTACGAGAATATAAGTGCCACAACGCACGATATTAATATTGGTGACCATGAATGAACCAAATCGTTGCTTATTGTATGTAGAAATGCCTTGTCGTTGACTGACGATGTGTCAGTTCCGTTGGACCGCAAGAAACAACGATTGACGATTTCCACATATTCAGGACTATTACAACTTTTCACACACGTCGAATGGCTGATGGTGTTGTTCGGATTCGTAGGATCTTTCGTATACAAGACCAAGGTGAAAGGTAGTTCCACTTTGTTGTTCGACTaatgagaaaatgtttccattAAATCAAAGCTTGATTTATTAAGGTAAAATGACTTACTCCGCAAAAGTTTATTGTGTTGTCGTCATTCGTTCTGCCGCAAACATTGCCGCAATCATCTATTCCATTAATTAGTCTGAAAATGCTTGCATTAAAGAGAGCATATCCAACGAAGCCACCGAACTAtcaaaatataacaaaagaagtaattttATCCAAACGTTCATGAATACAATGGACACAATCGAACTTACGATTAATAAAACAAATCCGGTACAAAAATACAAAGCCGGCACATCGGTCGGCTTTCTCTCCTGAGAATTTCCAGCAATCTGTAATACAAATATTGCAATCAGGTATGTACTTTGCGATAATGTAACGACTTAGAACCACTGAGTGCTTAACTCATATCTTAGACATACCGGGTTGAGCAGTTTTCTTCCCTAAAAATGCTATTACTCACATGATATTTGTACGCCTGCatcgtttttaaaataatttgaaaaatgtttaatttatcGCCCAATATAAACTAACATTGATAATATGTGGCTTATCTGGCAAGTAAACGTCACTATCTGAATGTTAATTGCTTTAGAATTTAACCGCATATGCTCAGAGAAACATTCGCAAAAATATACTAAACTTCAGAGAGTATGGATAACCTTGCGATAATATATCGTCGtttatcatcgaaaaatacTTATCTTTCAATAGATGGAACTAGAATCTTGTgagagtaaaatattttaaaattagaactttaaaaaaattcaaaaaagtaaGTAATGAGCTCTAAGGTATTTATGATGATACTTGTTTTTGTTAGTCTCGATAAGGGATTATCGGAAATATTTCCTTCAGACTAATTtatcatttaaaaacaaatttgtcgTTCAAAATGAAGAGGAAGATTCATTGTCGTCTGTCTGTCCAtctgttccacaaatttggtaGCTTTGGAAGTTAGTAGTTTTGGTAGCTGGATTGATATTccaaattgcaaagccactatgagcaaatcaacaccaggcaaataataattatatgttatctgataacctaTAGCTCAGAGTTAATATTGCAATtcgaaagtttggtagttggtaaCTAACTACCAAGGTTATACCAAGCGTAACTTTTGGAGAAGAGATGTTTGCTATTTGAGAACTACATGACGactgacaaaattattctacGTGCTCGCCTAAAgcttgactaccaaactggtagttgactaccaaactggtagttgactaccaaactggtagttgacgaccaaactggtagttgacgaCCATGCTGATAGAGATgtggaagagatgtttactgtttgagagctgcacaccgactgatgaaattatttaggctgcttgcctatttataattcgataatgtggtagttgactaccaaattGGTGAAAGTTGGTGGAGATGTTTATTGTTCAACATCTGGATATCGACTAatgaaactattcttcctgcttgcctccagaaaaaatcgagaaaaagaaaaaagacctcaccagccTTTAGCCGGTCCTTTCTatggtaaaatgcatgttaaaaaatgaagtacaagatttgaaatcaactgattcaaaatactttgatcgatggaagtaattgacccgataataatactggtcatatgcttgccgtctgcaACAAGTTAAAATACAACTGGATCAACGTACTAACATTTGCACTGCTCTTGACAATGACACGAAAAGTATCTTCGTTCTATGAACTTGTTTTTATAAGCCTTCGTCGAATGTATGATACAATGCCTGATTGTGGAATCTAAAATCCAGATATGTAAATACTGGTGCGTTGTTGGAtgcatagaggtagactaggGTGGATGTTTCGACAGtccttcaatattttttgtactAAACGCTAGGCGATACTCTAATTAAATTGAGAAAGCAACGAGTAATATTTGTGCCacagcagagtaaaataaaccaggtaGGTGTTCTTAATTTGAGTAGTCTTATGagtattttgcgaataaaattaataaaattaatgtcAGTATTCATTTGAGATTCATTTTCACATAGTGTAACCGCTTccgcctggtttattttactttgacgtgatttgtatgaaacgaTGAACGAAAAGAATTCTGCAAAGTTACTGTTTGAAATCGGTAACTAAATGAATTTCCCTGTTTGCGTGACATCAAATAGATATAGTAGAGAAACTTAATATAACTTTGGGCACGCGAATTACCGTTGCATGGAAACCATTTTAGGAAAACTGATAGCATATGCTCATATAATATGTAATGGAGGAATGGTTGTGGCCAATCAGCTAATGTTGACCTACATTAGCATTTATGACGAAAATGGATACCTTATTCATTTTGTAAGCaatagggtgggtcgattttaaaaacttgaaaatccacACCTAGTGGCATGTGTAGCTTGCCAAAACTAGTCAAACTGTATcattactttttcttttccgaaTAGTTTTGAGTACCGCACAATAGATTGAATGGGTCTGTCAGCcttcattgaaattttcatagaatttttttttgaaaaaagttttggaaagCCTTGTAGAGGCTGAAATAgactgaaacaaacaaaatcaacttaatttgaaaaaaatcggtgcagtcgaagtgaaaaaatgtacattttctatataaaattggGGGTCTGTCAACTTTGAACCACCGTAATATCCAATAAACTTCctcaaatttgattaaatcttTCTGTTAGACTTAGAATAGATAAAAGCGACAATGATATATATTGTCGGAATGTCTCAGATTAGGAcatgattttcaatgtttgCACAACTTTTGTAAGAGATTTTTGGAAATATCAAACTAATCTGAAATGCATTTATGTAGCGTTGTAGTAGTAGTAGATTCGAaggaacatatttcgttctaACAacagaatctactacttcgaaaaatgacgtttttatcaaatttgagGAAGTTTATTGTATATTATGGTGGTTAAAAGTTGACATACCCccaattttatatagaaaatgtcCATTTTTCACTTCGACTGCAccgattttttcaaattgcgttgattttgtttgtttcagtcCATTTCAGCCTCTACAAGGCTTTGCAAAgcttttttcaacaaaaaattctatgaaaatttctaAGAAGCCTGACAGACCCATTCAATCTATTGTGCGGTACTCAAAAGTATTCGGGAAAGAAAAAGTAATGATGCAGTTTGACTAGTTTTGGCCAGCTACACATGCCACTGGGTgtggattttcaagtttttaaaatcgacccaccctagtAAGCAACAATGTTTCTATTAATTTAATAGCATTTTACGTTTGTATTATCTCTCTCATATAGTCCTTAAACCTACCGTCGTACTTGATACCATAACtttgaacataaattttgtcaTACAGCCATGTTGTATGTTATATGTTATATACATATTTCGTACGAAACGAGTCATGCACTCATTAAATTAACTTCAATGATTAGATTTATCCaatacaccaaattttattgaGAAGTTAATGAAGTGATTCCCTGATGAGTGTATTTAGAATATTTCTTGGTGTATTGTGGATATTTTTAGCACAAAAATTGTTAAGTAAGAAGTGCATCCAAAAAGATTAAAATGCCGTACAATGTAACGTCCCCTCTTTAAAACCAGcgctaaattttttatttgaaatataaatagATATACGAACGGAACGGATTCTAATTTGATTTCTAAATTTGTCATCTTTCGTCTACCCATTAGATATTTTGTAACATTATTGGTTAtaaaagaagaatattttggTTTTCGGTCAAACGTGCTAACATGTTGAGGCGTATAAATAACGAAATATCAGTttagaatacaaaaaaaaacttaggtTTAAAAAACCGGTCCACTATTAAACCTAATCGTATTCAAACACATATAACTCGTCTCcactattttatattatttttcgaTTCGGTAATACCGATGccgtattattattattactgACTCAAATTATTCAAGCATGGGAATGCATTATGatgtaattttgttaaaaaaatttaagcgATCAAAATACGAGACAACAGGAATATTCTGTGCAAAAACACATTCTCCCATAATACTCACCATGGCCTTGGAACTATATACGCCTACAACCggcgtcgtcgtcgtcgtgtattaaatttataataattgtAATTCCAATGCTTCGAttacgtttttgttttgaacacaaaataaTTACGATGAAATTCTCGTTTAAAAGAACTAAGAAATTCGACAAATGGCTTcgcttcacaattttttcttcatgcAATACGCGCCCATTCGATCACTACTGTTTTCGTCGGCATCAAAACTGAATCCTTACCACACAATGTTCTCAAAATATACTAATACGCAAAAAGATCCAGAGACAAAATTCGTTTGGTCTCCACCCGAAGACGAATAGAACCAATATGTGTGTATTGAGTATTATAGTGCTATCGCGGCTTCTATGCTGTAATAGAATGTTGAGAGTGAATGTTTTGTGAACGAACgcttgttttggttttgtgttGTATACAGCGAGCATACGAAATAGTTAGCGATTATGCGTTTTATTTTGGTAGTTGAAGACGATTTTTACATTCCATTGTTATGTTATTCGCTTTTTTATCGATCAGTCgaatataaaaagaaactttcGCGTTGTGAGCACAGTTACAGTATATTCATTTGTCGACTCTCAATCGATTCTGAATGCTACGTACGAATTAATTTTGTCAGTTACAAAATTATGAG is a window of Bradysia coprophila strain Holo2 unplaced genomic scaffold, BU_Bcop_v1 contig_350, whole genome shotgun sequence DNA encoding:
- the LOC119081011 gene encoding choline transporter-like protein 1 isoform X1, with translation MQAYKYHIAGNSQERKPTDVPALYFCTGFVLLIFGGFVGYALFNASIFRLINGIDDCGNVCGRTNDDNTINFCGSNNKVELPFTLVLYTKDPTNPNNTISHSTCVKSCNSPEYVEIVNRCFLRSNGTDTSSVNDKAFLHTISNDLVHSWSPILISCVVALIFSYILLILFRYAIKYVIWVIYIGLIVLLVVGAIVFTVFYFKAKSSDPESQPAGFLAVAGVLALLALILGFIIFMVRRRIRLVVQLFKEASKTLGDVPLIVLEPLLTFLAMGLATAAFLYFYVMIESSGKLKSENDENGKFFKALYVKDIGCHGAYYINLVAYIWFTQFILGCQHFVIASTVSQWFFARTKSKLDSPISRAFHHLLRIHIGSICLGSIFITIVKIIRMLVEGATNSMRNSDSAFAKAVACCCEFIVEQLERLLKYLVRNAYIIVALDGTPLIESGQKAFRLLTENLKDVLTLNHVGDFVLFLGRIFVTLIAGFISYEVASRNDSIEFKFIPIILSVILAFLIIHCFMTVYEMTLDTIFICFCVDCEQNDGQSRPYFMSRKMMEVMMELKGEAGGEFTNFGAFKHVDASAMPMMPYGQVENGKTRPMIPQNYQFFTAS
- the LOC119081011 gene encoding choline transporter-like protein 1 isoform X2 — protein: MIAGNSQERKPTDVPALYFCTGFVLLIFGGFVGYALFNASIFRLINGIDDCGNVCGRTNDDNTINFCGSNNKVELPFTLVLYTKDPTNPNNTISHSTCVKSCNSPEYVEIVNRCFLRSNGTDTSSVNDKAFLHTISNDLVHSWSPILISCVVALIFSYILLILFRYAIKYVIWVIYIGLIVLLVVGAIVFTVFYFKAKSSDPESQPAGFLAVAGVLALLALILGFIIFMVRRRIRLVVQLFKEASKTLGDVPLIVLEPLLTFLAMGLATAAFLYFYVMIESSGKLKSENDENGKFFKALYVKDIGCHGAYYINLVAYIWFTQFILGCQHFVIASTVSQWFFARTKSKLDSPISRAFHHLLRIHIGSICLGSIFITIVKIIRMLVEGATNSMRNSDSAFAKAVACCCEFIVEQLERLLKYLVRNAYIIVALDGTPLIESGQKAFRLLTENLKDVLTLNHVGDFVLFLGRIFVTLIAGFISYEVASRNDSIEFKFIPIILSVILAFLIIHCFMTVYEMTLDTIFICFCVDCEQNDGQSRPYFMSRKMMEVMMELKGEAGGEFTNFGAFKHVDASAMPMMPYGQVENGKTRPMIPQNYQFFTAS